Proteins from a genomic interval of Treponema brennaborense DSM 12168:
- a CDS encoding ABC transporter ATP-binding protein: MEYVVEMLHISKFFPGIKANADITLQLAKGEIHALLGENGAGKSTLMSILFGLYQPDEGELKICGKAVRINDPNVANDLGIGMVHQHFKLVPNFTVTENIVLGREPTGGPFLNVKNAAEKIRFLSEKYGLNVQPDAKIEDISVGMQQRVEILKMLYRDADVLIFDEPTAVLTPQEIEDFIRILKSLKAEGKSIILITHKLKEIKAIADRCTIIRQGELIDTVSVRETSEEKMAELMVGRKVFLTIEKEKSKPGEAILEIENLSVKSARKVPAVKNFSLCVHAGEIVGLAGVDGNGQTELIEALTGLRPIESGSILLNGTEISRLPVRDRIKKGLAHIPEDRQKRGLVLDYNIEENLILHEFRTEPFSRYGFMDRKAIAGYAQGIIRDFDVRSPEGAASIVRTMSGGNQQKAIVGREFSLHPDLLVAVQPTRGLDVGSTEYIHRRIVELRDTGKAVLLVSLELDEILGLSDKIAVISHGELIDVADAASVTEKQIGLMMAGVRRNHDVA, encoded by the coding sequence ATGGAATATGTTGTAGAGATGCTGCATATCAGCAAGTTTTTTCCCGGAATTAAGGCGAACGCTGATATAACCTTACAACTGGCAAAAGGGGAAATACACGCGCTGCTCGGAGAAAACGGCGCCGGGAAGTCGACGCTGATGAGTATCCTGTTCGGTTTGTATCAGCCCGACGAAGGCGAATTGAAAATCTGCGGCAAAGCGGTGCGGATAAACGACCCGAACGTTGCAAATGATCTGGGGATCGGCATGGTTCACCAGCATTTCAAACTGGTTCCCAATTTTACGGTAACGGAAAACATCGTGTTGGGAAGGGAACCTACTGGCGGCCCCTTTTTAAATGTAAAAAACGCTGCGGAAAAAATCCGGTTTCTGTCGGAAAAATACGGGCTCAACGTGCAGCCTGATGCAAAAATAGAAGACATTTCCGTAGGGATGCAGCAGCGCGTTGAAATTCTGAAGATGCTGTACCGGGACGCCGATGTATTGATTTTTGATGAACCGACGGCGGTTCTGACTCCTCAGGAAATTGAAGATTTTATCCGCATTTTGAAAAGTTTAAAAGCGGAAGGAAAATCAATCATACTGATTACCCATAAATTGAAAGAAATAAAAGCGATTGCCGACCGCTGTACGATCATCCGGCAGGGGGAACTGATAGACACCGTGTCCGTTCGTGAAACGAGTGAAGAAAAAATGGCCGAATTGATGGTCGGCCGTAAAGTATTTCTCACGATTGAAAAGGAAAAATCGAAACCCGGCGAAGCGATATTGGAAATCGAAAATCTTTCCGTTAAAAGTGCGCGAAAAGTACCGGCGGTAAAAAATTTCAGTCTCTGCGTGCACGCCGGAGAAATTGTCGGCCTGGCCGGTGTCGACGGCAACGGACAAACCGAATTGATTGAAGCGCTGACGGGGTTGCGGCCGATAGAAAGCGGCTCGATTTTGCTGAACGGAACCGAAATCAGCCGATTGCCGGTGCGTGACAGGATAAAAAAAGGTTTGGCTCATATTCCCGAAGATCGGCAAAAACGAGGACTCGTTCTTGACTATAATATAGAAGAGAATTTGATCCTGCATGAATTCCGCACCGAACCTTTTTCCCGATACGGATTTATGGATCGCAAAGCGATAGCCGGATACGCGCAGGGCATAATCAGGGATTTCGACGTCCGTTCGCCCGAGGGAGCTGCCTCAATTGTCAGAACCATGTCCGGCGGAAATCAGCAAAAGGCGATTGTCGGCAGGGAATTTTCCTTACATCCCGATTTGCTGGTGGCCGTGCAACCGACGCGCGGGCTCGACGTCGGCAGTACGGAATACATTCACCGTCGAATCGTTGAACTGCGCGATACAGGAAAGGCGGTTCTGCTCGTTTCACTCGAATTGGATGAAATTTTAGGTCTTTCCGATAAAATCGCCGTTATCAGTCACGGTGAATTGATCGACGTAGCGGACGCCGCGTCGGTAACGGAAAAACAAATAGGTCTCATGATGGCGGGAGTAAGGAGGAATCATGATGTCGCGTAA
- a CDS encoding ABC transporter permease: MMSRKRTGREFLVGLLAVILGLFVGGILMLCTGNNPFSGYLFLFKGGLMSVERIGDTFAMATPLVLTGLSVAFAFRTGLFNIGTSGQVLCGGLCATMIGLTVPLPKPVLLMMMFAAAFAAGGVWGAVSGFLKARFNVHEVVSGIMLNWIAYWIVYYVVPAYFKGSFETESRHITAGASLKVNWLTALFDGSYINLGIFIALAAVVCTAVVLNRTTLGYQLKAVGFNRFCAEYGGIEVNRNIVASMVISGALSGVAGFCLYCGYSSTIQIGVMPSQGFDGIAVALLGATAPAGVVLSALFFGILQSGKGFMNAMTDIPPEIGDTIIAVIIYFSATSVMIRRFLAKIGR, translated from the coding sequence ATGATGTCGCGTAAAAGAACGGGCAGGGAATTTTTGGTCGGACTGCTCGCCGTTATACTGGGGCTTTTCGTCGGCGGCATATTGATGCTTTGTACCGGAAACAATCCGTTCAGCGGATATCTGTTCCTGTTCAAAGGCGGTCTGATGTCCGTCGAGCGCATAGGCGATACGTTCGCGATGGCGACGCCGCTCGTTTTGACGGGATTATCGGTGGCATTCGCTTTCCGTACCGGATTGTTCAATATCGGAACGTCCGGTCAGGTTTTATGCGGAGGTTTGTGTGCCACGATGATCGGTTTAACGGTGCCGCTTCCGAAACCGGTGCTGCTGATGATGATGTTTGCGGCGGCGTTTGCCGCCGGTGGAGTTTGGGGAGCCGTTTCAGGGTTTTTGAAAGCACGGTTTAACGTTCACGAAGTGGTTTCCGGCATCATGCTGAACTGGATTGCGTATTGGATTGTGTATTACGTAGTGCCGGCTTATTTTAAGGGCAGTTTTGAAACGGAATCCCGGCATATAACGGCGGGTGCTTCTTTGAAAGTGAATTGGCTGACGGCGTTGTTCGACGGCTCGTATATCAATTTGGGAATTTTTATCGCGCTCGCCGCCGTCGTCTGCACTGCGGTCGTTCTGAACCGCACGACGCTCGGATATCAGCTGAAAGCCGTCGGTTTTAACCGATTTTGCGCCGAATACGGCGGAATCGAAGTGAATCGTAATATCGTCGCATCCATGGTCATATCAGGCGCGTTGTCGGGTGTCGCGGGGTTTTGTCTGTATTGCGGATACTCTTCTACCATTCAGATCGGCGTTATGCCGTCTCAAGGATTCGACGGTATAGCGGTGGCGCTTTTGGGCGCAACGGCTCCGGCCGGCGTCGTGCTTTCCGCTTTGTTTTTCGGCATATTGCAAAGCGGAAAGGGGTTTATGAACGCGATGACCGATATTCCGCCGGAAATCGGCGATACGATTATTGCGGTAATCATTTATTTTTCGGCAACGAGCGTCATGATTCGCCGTTTTCTTGCAAAAATAGGCAGATAG
- a CDS encoding ABC transporter permease has product MWSVIVNIFPYAIAFAMPMLVTALGGLFSERSGIVNIGLEGLMIIGSFASAVFASVFYPIIGIAAVWVSLPFAMLAGVLFSLLHAFASVNLNANQVISGTAINMIAGAVTVYLARIVTGSGNIQLQQGVPRFDIPLLVRIPVVGPLLFRQTYGTTWVILAVLLISAAVLNKTKFGLRLRSCGENPHAADAAGINVYRIRYAGVMISGAFAALGGAAILVTYSGEFNGSVAGMGFLALAALIFGQWKTWGILGATFFFGFAVTLANSSQAEPALQVIPEVVLKVFPYIVTLCVLVFFSKTTQAPRASGVIFDKGQR; this is encoded by the coding sequence ATGTGGTCTGTTATCGTAAACATATTTCCGTATGCGATTGCGTTTGCAATGCCGATGCTCGTTACGGCTTTAGGGGGTCTGTTCAGCGAACGCAGCGGAATCGTCAATATCGGTTTGGAAGGGCTGATGATCATAGGGTCTTTTGCCAGCGCCGTTTTTGCTTCCGTTTTTTATCCGATTATCGGCATCGCCGCAGTTTGGGTGAGCCTGCCGTTTGCAATGCTCGCGGGAGTTTTGTTTTCTTTGCTTCATGCGTTCGCCAGTGTCAATTTAAACGCGAATCAGGTTATCAGCGGGACTGCGATAAACATGATCGCCGGAGCCGTCACGGTGTATCTTGCCCGTATCGTAACCGGTTCGGGAAACATTCAATTACAGCAAGGCGTTCCCCGGTTCGACATCCCGCTTTTGGTTCGTATTCCGGTCGTCGGGCCGCTGCTGTTCCGGCAGACGTACGGCACGACGTGGGTGATTTTAGCTGTTCTGCTGATAAGCGCCGCCGTGTTGAATAAAACGAAATTCGGCCTGAGGCTCCGTTCCTGCGGTGAAAATCCGCACGCGGCGGACGCCGCCGGTATCAACGTGTACCGGATAAGGTATGCCGGCGTGATGATTTCGGGTGCGTTCGCGGCTTTGGGCGGCGCGGCCATTCTGGTAACGTATTCCGGTGAATTCAACGGGTCCGTCGCGGGTATGGGCTTTCTTGCCTTGGCGGCGCTTATTTTCGGTCAGTGGAAGACGTGGGGAATTCTCGGCGCAACTTTTTTCTTCGGCTTTGCCGTAACGCTGGCGAATTCGTCTCAGGCGGAACCGGCGCTGCAGGTGATTCCCGAAGTCGTGCTGAAAGTATTTCCGTATATCGTAACGCTGTGCGTTTTGGTATTCTTTTCAAAGACGACGCAGGCGCCGCGCGCTTCCGGGGTCATCTTTGACAAAGGGCAGCGATGA
- the deoC gene encoding deoxyribose-phosphate aldolase, whose translation MDVKMNGYIDHTILAATAVQADVRKLCAEAKEYGFHSVCVNSCWVPLAKKEVGDSGVKVCSVVGFPLGAMSKEAKVYEATTAVQQGADEIDMVVNIGLLKGGSYDSVREEIAAVKKAIGSRVLKVIIETCYLDKAEKIKACELAVAAHADFVKTSTGFGTGGATFEDAQLMLDTVGVNAKVKASGGVRDYETARRYVEMGVRRLGTSNGVQIVGKK comes from the coding sequence ATGGACGTGAAAATGAACGGGTATATCGATCACACGATTCTTGCTGCAACGGCTGTGCAAGCGGACGTACGGAAGTTATGCGCTGAAGCAAAAGAATACGGATTCCATTCGGTGTGCGTCAATTCCTGCTGGGTGCCGCTGGCAAAAAAAGAAGTCGGCGATTCAGGCGTAAAAGTGTGTTCCGTAGTCGGATTTCCGCTCGGTGCGATGTCGAAAGAAGCGAAAGTATATGAAGCGACGACTGCCGTACAGCAGGGGGCGGATGAAATCGATATGGTCGTCAACATCGGGTTACTGAAGGGCGGTTCGTACGATTCGGTTCGGGAAGAAATCGCCGCCGTAAAAAAGGCGATCGGTTCCCGTGTTTTGAAAGTCATTATCGAAACCTGTTATCTGGATAAGGCGGAAAAAATAAAGGCGTGCGAATTGGCCGTTGCCGCGCACGCGGATTTTGTCAAAACGTCGACCGGATTCGGAACCGGCGGGGCGACGTTTGAAGACGCGCAGCTGATGCTTGATACCGTCGGAGTGAACGCGAAAGTCAAAGCTTCCGGCGGCGTTCGCGATTATGAAACGGCGCGCAGGTACGTTGAAATGGGCGTTCGGCGGTTGGGAACGAGCAACGGTGTGCAGATAGTCGGGAAAAAATGA
- a CDS encoding BMP family lipoprotein, which yields MKVKLISMLSILALCALIPLNVFAQKVGMVTDAGTIDDRSFNQGTWEGIVRAQKEWRLKAKYLKPSGTTEADYLKEISNLYDAGYRLIIMPGFKFETALFIAQDKYPKAKFVILDGSPNNGAYDATRKEKVGGNTVSIFFAEHEAGFLAGVAAALQVRQGDFGFIGGMEIPAVQKFNWGWQQGIAYANKNLGTKITLKPENVIYQGTFSDVAAGQQLAAQMFDRGVKVIHCAAGGVGVGAINEAKARAQKGVWIVGVDSDQYEQGVYSGKKSVILTSAIKRIDVAAYDMIKAERNKSFPGGTTLYFDVKNDGVGIPAENPNLDAAVVQKVSDIAELIKIGQIVVSGEKGNLIK from the coding sequence ATGAAAGTAAAATTGATTTCAATGTTGAGTATTCTTGCGTTATGCGCGCTGATTCCCCTGAACGTGTTTGCACAGAAAGTCGGAATGGTTACCGACGCGGGAACGATCGACGACAGGTCTTTCAATCAGGGTACCTGGGAAGGAATAGTCCGAGCACAGAAAGAATGGAGGCTGAAAGCAAAATATCTGAAGCCGTCGGGAACGACTGAAGCCGATTATCTGAAGGAAATAAGCAATCTGTACGATGCCGGATATCGGCTGATCATCATGCCGGGATTCAAATTTGAAACGGCGCTGTTTATCGCACAGGACAAATATCCTAAAGCGAAATTCGTCATTTTGGACGGCAGTCCGAACAACGGTGCCTACGATGCGACGCGGAAAGAAAAAGTCGGCGGAAACACCGTTTCCATCTTTTTTGCCGAACACGAAGCGGGATTTCTTGCCGGCGTCGCTGCGGCTTTGCAGGTTCGGCAAGGCGATTTCGGTTTTATAGGCGGAATGGAAATTCCTGCGGTACAAAAATTCAACTGGGGCTGGCAGCAAGGAATCGCGTACGCCAATAAAAATCTGGGAACGAAGATTACGCTGAAACCTGAAAACGTCATCTATCAGGGAACGTTCAGCGACGTTGCCGCCGGGCAGCAGTTGGCCGCTCAAATGTTTGATCGCGGAGTAAAAGTCATACATTGTGCGGCGGGCGGCGTCGGTGTCGGCGCTATCAACGAAGCCAAAGCGCGCGCGCAGAAAGGCGTGTGGATAGTCGGCGTCGATTCCGACCAGTACGAACAGGGTGTGTATTCCGGAAAAAAATCCGTTATTCTCACTTCGGCAATTAAACGCATCGACGTCGCCGCCTACGATATGATAAAAGCGGAACGGAACAAGAGCTTCCCCGGCGGAACGACGCTGTATTTCGACGTAAAGAACGACGGCGTCGGAATTCCCGCCGAAAATCCCAACCTCGATGCGGCGGTTGTGCAAAAAGTATCGGATATCGCGGAACTGATAAAAATCGGGCAGATCGTGGTGTCCGGGGAAAAAGGTAATTTGATAAAATAG
- a CDS encoding HAD family hydrolase — protein MNYDTSKPLAALFDLDGVIIDTENQYSVFWNGIGKTYLGRDDFGTAIKGSTLPHIYAAHFSRMSHVQNEITAALDAFEADMDMQFVAGFPEFFTQMKTAGWQAAIVTSSNAAKMASVYRRRPELRTWFSSIFTAEQFTRSKPAPDPYLFAAEKLGVPVQNCVVFEDSVNGLTSGKSAAMKVVALTTTNPAEAVAPFADLIAPDFTALTEREVRRLVIR, from the coding sequence ATGAATTACGATACATCGAAACCTCTCGCCGCGCTGTTCGACCTTGACGGCGTCATCATAGATACCGAAAATCAGTATTCCGTTTTTTGGAACGGAATAGGAAAAACCTACCTCGGCCGGGACGACTTCGGAACCGCGATCAAGGGTTCCACGCTCCCGCATATTTACGCCGCGCATTTTTCCCGAATGTCTCACGTACAAAACGAAATAACCGCGGCGCTCGATGCGTTTGAAGCGGACATGGACATGCAGTTCGTAGCGGGGTTTCCCGAATTTTTCACCCAAATGAAAACTGCCGGCTGGCAAGCGGCGATCGTTACCAGTTCCAACGCCGCAAAAATGGCAAGCGTGTACCGGCGCCGCCCCGAACTGCGCACCTGGTTCAGCAGCATTTTTACCGCGGAGCAGTTCACACGCAGCAAGCCCGCCCCCGATCCGTATTTATTCGCTGCCGAAAAACTCGGCGTTCCCGTACAAAACTGCGTCGTGTTTGAAGACTCCGTCAACGGGCTCACGTCCGGCAAGAGCGCCGCCATGAAAGTCGTCGCGCTCACTACCACCAATCCGGCGGAAGCCGTCGCACCGTTCGCCGACCTCATTGCACCCGACTTTACCGCTTTAACGGAACGCGAAGTCAGACGACTCGTAATCCGCTGA
- a CDS encoding CsgG/HfaB family protein, producing MKKWSFFGFLFVVFILFSCSSQPSYSKQRNLIKPLLDSEFKSIIESAPENSRIGVDWCFDLRFEEGTVSTVSDWVQRQIERLLVDSKKFVVVTRRYLKDIQREQELQLSDRMDDKTALSLTRNLGLSYFVKPEITRSGSLSIQVIDAESGRVFYVNIVDFY from the coding sequence ATGAAAAAATGGTCATTTTTTGGATTTTTATTTGTTGTATTTATATTATTTTCTTGTTCTTCGCAACCATCATATTCTAAACAAAGAAATTTAATTAAACCATTGCTTGATTCTGAATTTAAGAGTATTATTGAATCAGCTCCTGAAAATTCCAGAATTGGTGTTGATTGGTGTTTTGACTTACGTTTTGAGGAAGGTACTGTATCTACTGTTTCAGATTGGGTACAACGACAAATTGAGAGATTATTGGTAGATTCAAAAAAATTTGTTGTAGTAACTCGTCGTTATTTAAAAGATATACAAAGGGAACAGGAACTACAATTATCTGATAGAATGGATGATAAAACAGCTTTATCACTAACTCGCAATCTTGGTTTATCTTATTTTGTTAAGCCTGAAATTACTCGATCCGGTTCATTAAGTATACAGGTTATTGATGCAGAAAGTGGAAGAGTATTTTATGTAAATATTGTTGACTTTTATTAA
- a CDS encoding type II toxin-antitoxin system VapB family antitoxin gives MALTKIQTKTDVIKVALENLIQKEKIQGLKKYYGKVDLGIDVDTLRKRA, from the coding sequence ATGGCGCTTACAAAAATTCAAACGAAAACGGATGTAATAAAGGTTGCGCTTGAAAATCTGATTCAAAAAGAAAAAATACAAGGTTTAAAAAAATATTACGGAAAAGTTGACCTTGGAATAGATGTAGATACGCTGCGGAAGCGTGCATAA
- a CDS encoding GNAT family N-acetyltransferase — MQESFQQGAVDGFSDVNTEILPEKDIDISVSVNGSFTYEAWFDGKLVGGAIVVINNETQHNHLDFLYVKKGSHSKGLGQLIWNAIEKLYPDTKIWETHTPYFEKRNIHFYVNKCGFHIVEYYNKYHKDPNEKEDAEQFPENDYFADFFRFEKNMK; from the coding sequence ATGCAAGAATCTTTTCAACAAGGTGCAGTTGATGGGTTTAGTGATGTAAATACAGAAATACTTCCTGAAAAAGATATTGATATATCTGTTTCTGTTAATGGTTCCTTTACTTACGAAGCGTGGTTTGATGGAAAGTTAGTTGGTGGCGCAATTGTTGTTATCAACAACGAAACACAACATAATCATCTTGATTTTTTATATGTTAAAAAGGGAAGTCACAGTAAAGGCTTAGGACAGTTAATATGGAATGCAATTGAAAAATTATATCCTGATACTAAAATATGGGAAACTCATACGCCATACTTTGAAAAACGGAATATACATTTCTATGTTAATAAATGTGGATTTCATATTGTAGAGTATTATAATAAGTATCATAAAGATCCAAATGAAAAAGAAGATGCAGAGCAGTTTCCCGAAAATGATTACTTCGCAGATTTTTTTCGTTTTGAAAAAAACATGAAATAG
- a CDS encoding IS110 family transposase — protein sequence MNRIVYIGMDVHKDTYSLCSFDSHENYMFSETTIKSETTAVLAYIKTIENRFKDDDVMVVCGYEAGPTGFSLCRELQKKNISCVVMAPSSLPKSTDDKKRKTDKIDARQLALHLAHNTYKSVNVLTPEMETIKELTRTRATALKAQKRAKQILLSFLLRKGMVYPYGNRSKYWTQKFYAWLKTLEFTNDIERYSFEEYLSEVNHQMSRVSRLDDKIAEIAETPLIKDDVKKLCCFSGISILTAVTLISEVEDFNRFEKATYFASYLGLCPGIHASGLSSQNRGITKAGNKHLRCLLIEAAQSMSHSQLCGKKSLRLLARQKDMNPLIVFYADKATERIKRKRNSMIFRGVNPNKATTAAAREMACFIWGMMTNNIA from the coding sequence ATGAATAGAATAGTTTATATTGGAATGGATGTCCATAAGGACACGTACAGTCTTTGCAGTTTTGACTCTCATGAAAACTATATGTTTTCAGAGACAACGATTAAATCAGAGACTACTGCAGTACTTGCATATATTAAGACGATCGAAAATCGTTTTAAGGATGATGATGTGATGGTCGTCTGCGGATACGAGGCAGGGCCAACTGGATTTTCATTATGTCGAGAGCTCCAAAAGAAAAATATATCCTGCGTTGTTATGGCGCCATCATCACTGCCTAAATCGACAGATGATAAAAAAAGAAAAACTGATAAAATCGATGCTCGTCAGCTCGCCCTGCATTTAGCCCATAACACCTATAAATCAGTGAACGTCTTAACGCCAGAAATGGAAACGATTAAGGAATTAACCCGAACCAGAGCTACCGCATTGAAAGCCCAAAAGAGAGCAAAGCAAATTTTGCTGTCCTTCTTACTGAGAAAAGGCATGGTATATCCCTATGGCAACAGATCTAAATACTGGACGCAAAAGTTTTATGCTTGGCTCAAGACTCTCGAGTTCACTAATGATATCGAACGCTACTCTTTTGAAGAATATCTTTCCGAGGTCAATCACCAAATGAGCAGGGTATCCAGGCTCGATGACAAAATCGCAGAAATTGCGGAAACCCCCTTAATCAAAGATGACGTTAAAAAACTATGCTGTTTCAGCGGTATCAGCATTCTTACCGCCGTAACTCTTATTTCTGAGGTCGAAGACTTCAATCGTTTTGAAAAGGCAACGTATTTCGCAAGCTATCTTGGTTTATGTCCGGGTATTCATGCAAGTGGTTTATCAAGCCAAAACAGGGGAATCACAAAGGCAGGAAATAAACACTTGCGATGTCTATTGATCGAGGCCGCACAATCCATGAGCCACTCGCAGTTATGCGGGAAAAAATCGCTTCGTTTATTAGCGCGGCAGAAAGACATGAATCCTTTGATTGTTTTCTATGCCGATAAAGCCACCGAACGTATCAAACGAAAAAGGAACTCAATGATTTTTCGTGGTGTCAACCCAAACAAAGCGACGACTGCAGCCGCCCGTGAAATGGCCTGTTTTATTTGGGGAATGATGACGAATAATATTGCATAA
- a CDS encoding CfrBI family restriction endonuclease: MFLNWIVGLTGKSIQNVLRSDDSEFQSYLTDLSASLEKSVAESSQVYGELTAKIIDKENQEYFLQWPELLQLFTAIGAQTLTIRGSEKSMYGKFFEKLVLGSLLSVLGFKLKDDPSITKKTFWLSQREDKRESDATLIVEPGIGVRFDIGFIGPGNTEISLDKVSRFEREIEMGRQKYYMSTIILVDRIGERSRIVDMAKNIDGTIIQMSMSNWVKEVATVLKQKTNYKAEILSLSDDDCKEYIEKKLKNIDLHLFI; encoded by the coding sequence ATATTTCTAAACTGGATTGTCGGTTTAACAGGAAAAAGCATACAAAATGTATTAAGAAGTGATGACTCAGAGTTTCAATCATACTTAACAGATTTATCTGCATCTCTTGAGAAAAGTGTTGCTGAGTCTTCACAAGTATATGGGGAACTTACTGCAAAAATCATTGATAAGGAAAATCAGGAATATTTCCTACAATGGCCTGAACTACTTCAACTATTTACAGCAATTGGTGCACAAACATTAACTATACGTGGTTCTGAAAAATCTATGTATGGGAAGTTTTTTGAAAAATTGGTACTTGGATCTTTATTAAGTGTATTAGGTTTTAAATTGAAAGATGATCCAAGTATTACAAAAAAAACATTCTGGCTCTCTCAAAGAGAAGATAAACGAGAAAGCGATGCGACATTAATAGTTGAACCAGGTATTGGCGTACGTTTTGATATTGGTTTTATAGGTCCTGGGAACACCGAAATTTCACTTGATAAAGTATCACGATTTGAAAGAGAAATAGAGATGGGCCGACAAAAATACTATATGTCAACAATAATACTCGTTGATCGAATAGGAGAACGTAGTAGAATTGTTGACATGGCAAAAAATATCGATGGAACTATTATTCAAATGAGTATGTCAAACTGGGTGAAAGAAGTTGCGACAGTATTAAAACAAAAGACAAACTATAAAGCAGAAATACTTTCGTTATCAGATGATGACTGTAAAGAATATATAGAAAAAAAACTTAAAAATATCGATTTGCATCTATTCATTTAG
- a CDS encoding DNA-methyltransferase, which produces MARSKNKQQNYMVKSVDDAKKIAFVYLKSIMLDKVIDFGLPEVDDRYHIWRVPLLHNSHLLGEVVIDSLTSLIDEQKTTKPNILENRILQRKENTAQSKKNGDSPKISHVINTIGLGDSEELLNETPAESIDLVFTSPPYYNARPEYADYETYEDYLNKMRKIIRACHRVLNEGRFFVINISPILIRRSSRSESSKRIAVPFDFHRLFIEEGFEFIDDIIWVKPEGAGWATGRGRRFSADRNPLQYKPVPVTEYILVYRKKTDKLIDWHIRKHPDQKLVEQSKIEDGYEVTNIWKITPAHSKKHPAIFPVSLAEKVIQYYSFVNDVILDPFGGIGTVGDAANKLNRRYVLFEMNDEYMKEIKQKALRWTSGKVDQINWINTQPPNRNQKYLEFTGEDDE; this is translated from the coding sequence ATGGCACGATCGAAGAATAAACAACAGAACTATATGGTTAAATCTGTAGACGATGCTAAAAAAATTGCATTTGTTTATCTTAAATCAATAATGCTTGATAAAGTAATTGATTTCGGACTACCAGAAGTTGATGATCGTTACCATATTTGGCGTGTTCCCCTGCTTCATAATAGTCATCTATTGGGTGAAGTAGTAATTGATTCATTGACAAGCTTAATTGATGAGCAAAAAACAACAAAGCCTAATATTTTAGAGAATCGAATACTTCAACGAAAAGAGAATACTGCTCAATCCAAAAAAAATGGTGATAGCCCAAAGATTTCTCATGTAATCAACACAATTGGCTTAGGTGATTCGGAAGAGCTTCTTAACGAAACACCTGCAGAATCAATTGATCTAGTTTTTACATCACCGCCTTATTACAACGCAAGACCAGAATATGCTGACTACGAAACCTATGAAGATTATTTGAATAAAATGCGGAAAATAATCCGTGCCTGTCATCGAGTATTAAATGAAGGACGTTTCTTCGTAATTAATATTTCTCCAATACTAATTAGAAGATCAAGTAGAAGTGAATCATCAAAACGTATCGCTGTTCCATTTGATTTTCATCGTTTGTTTATTGAAGAAGGATTTGAGTTTATTGATGACATTATTTGGGTAAAACCAGAGGGTGCCGGATGGGCAACAGGACGCGGACGGCGTTTTTCTGCTGACAGAAATCCTCTTCAATACAAACCTGTTCCAGTAACAGAATACATTCTGGTATATAGAAAAAAGACCGACAAACTTATTGATTGGCATATTCGCAAACACCCAGATCAAAAATTAGTCGAACAATCAAAAATTGAAGATGGCTATGAAGTAACAAATATTTGGAAAATTACTCCGGCTCATTCAAAAAAACATCCAGCTATTTTCCCTGTTTCTCTTGCTGAAAAAGTAATACAGTATTATTCATTTGTTAATGATGTCATCCTTGATCCTTTTGGTGGAATCGGAACTGTAGGAGATGCAGCAAACAAGTTAAACCGTCGTTATGTTCTTTTTGAAATGAATGATGAATATATGAAGGAAATTAAACAAAAAGCATTACGGTGGACATCAGGAAAAGTTGATCAGATTAACTGGATTAATACACAACCACCTAATAGAAATCAAAAATACCTTGAGTTTACAGGAGAAGATGATGAATAA